The following proteins come from a genomic window of Corynebacterium falsenii:
- the lysX gene encoding bifunctional lysylphosphatidylglycerol synthetase/lysine--tRNA ligase LysX: MPAKNTIFPKVAGSLVCIYALIALVFGAGHYFGWHTWHIEAVFDALFLPMPASSLAWSVALLALGLGLYTAKRVAWIVAVAALALLNLGNAVYLSYLLDPMVEQDWITILFYWGVGIQFFLLLLMLWHRRAFAAATMRGNIVKALLVWLGGTVLVFLAGLALVNRFPGSLVGEERVVWAISHSAAFSLVSRNIEGGHAPWFVTIIISVLSTVVLLLAGFVLLRSQRGQNSMGNRDEQALRGLIERYNANDSLAYFATRRDKSVVFEPKGRAAVTYRVEAGVCLASADPVGDPDYWDAAVEAWLQRATNYGWLPAAIGASERGARVYEKHGLLSLHLGDEAVIDTNEFHLSELKDVRHARSHAQKKGVKVRIRRHEALSAEEMAEVEKRADAWRDTTEERGFSMALGRLGDPEDGMCILVEAHIGDKPVGLLSFAPWGPAGASLDLMRRSPDAPNGVIETMVAELCADESIRRVSLNFAVFRKLFASENEVAVSKIRRVARSILAYLSKWWQMETLYRSNQKYDPLWIPRYLSYPSSLSIARVSIAAGVAEGFLPEIGSSDRRRHALYDQPEAVLAIEHVRRAAAGQKKRDSEQTVVRVTKARAMQREGVDPWPEAVRPTHTCAGVLECDEGTPARVAGRVVARRCFGGVTFVDVRDASGMLQLILEDRMAVDLGDLIAASGTVGYSRTGHKSLLITDWTTEAKSLHPLVRRGAGIVDLNAKLHARSAVLHAFRLELVDRGYAEVETPVLQAVHGGANARPFVTHINAYNQDLYLRIAPELYLKRLLAGGAERIFEMGRVFRNEGVDATHNPEFTVLEAYDAHGDYDSMRLVTQKLIQRAARAVNGEEAVPAPDGSMVSIAGDWPVKTVHGAVSEKASEALHRDVTVAPESPKDSLSELCVELGIEIKPGWDAGEIVLEMYEHLVEATTQEPTFYTNFPTSVSPLTRKHRSISGVTERWDLVAWGVELGTAYSELTDPLEQRARLEAQSLKAAGGDPEAMEVDEAFLRALENGMPPTGGLGIGVDRVIMLVTGKTIRDVVAFPLTT, translated from the coding sequence GTGCCCGCGAAGAACACAATCTTCCCCAAGGTCGCCGGAAGTTTAGTGTGCATCTACGCACTCATTGCCCTCGTCTTCGGCGCCGGGCACTATTTCGGTTGGCACACGTGGCACATCGAGGCTGTGTTCGACGCGCTCTTTCTCCCCATGCCGGCCTCCTCCCTGGCATGGTCGGTGGCACTATTGGCGCTCGGCTTGGGCCTGTACACCGCCAAGCGTGTGGCCTGGATCGTTGCCGTGGCCGCGCTGGCCCTGCTGAACTTGGGCAACGCGGTATACCTCAGTTATCTGCTCGATCCGATGGTGGAGCAGGACTGGATTACCATCCTGTTCTACTGGGGCGTGGGCATTCAGTTCTTCCTGCTGCTGCTCATGCTGTGGCACCGTCGCGCCTTTGCCGCTGCCACGATGCGCGGCAACATTGTCAAAGCCCTGCTGGTCTGGCTGGGTGGCACCGTGCTGGTGTTCCTCGCCGGTCTCGCCCTCGTTAATCGTTTTCCCGGCTCACTCGTCGGCGAGGAACGCGTGGTCTGGGCGATTAGCCACTCCGCGGCATTTTCGTTGGTCTCCCGGAACATCGAGGGTGGTCACGCGCCGTGGTTCGTCACCATCATCATCTCTGTTCTCTCCACGGTTGTGCTGCTGCTTGCCGGCTTCGTTCTGTTGCGCTCGCAGCGCGGCCAAAATTCGATGGGTAATCGCGACGAACAAGCCCTGCGCGGGCTCATCGAGCGCTACAACGCCAACGATTCCCTGGCCTACTTTGCCACCCGCCGCGACAAATCGGTGGTGTTCGAGCCGAAGGGCAGGGCCGCCGTGACCTACCGTGTGGAGGCCGGCGTGTGCTTAGCCTCCGCTGACCCGGTGGGGGACCCGGACTACTGGGATGCCGCCGTGGAAGCATGGCTGCAGCGCGCGACTAATTACGGCTGGCTACCGGCGGCCATCGGCGCGTCCGAACGTGGTGCCCGCGTCTATGAAAAGCACGGCCTGCTGTCCCTTCACCTGGGCGATGAGGCCGTCATCGACACCAACGAGTTCCACCTCTCCGAGCTCAAAGATGTGCGCCACGCCCGGTCCCATGCGCAGAAGAAGGGCGTGAAGGTGCGCATTCGCCGCCACGAGGCCCTGTCGGCTGAAGAAATGGCGGAGGTGGAAAAGCGCGCCGATGCGTGGCGCGACACCACCGAGGAGCGCGGCTTCTCCATGGCACTCGGTCGCTTGGGTGATCCGGAAGATGGCATGTGCATCCTCGTCGAGGCTCACATCGGCGATAAACCCGTGGGCTTGCTCTCTTTCGCGCCATGGGGCCCAGCGGGTGCGTCGTTGGACCTCATGCGCCGCAGCCCCGATGCGCCCAACGGCGTGATCGAGACCATGGTCGCCGAGCTGTGCGCGGACGAGTCGATCCGCCGCGTGTCCCTCAACTTCGCCGTGTTCCGCAAGCTGTTTGCCAGCGAAAACGAGGTGGCGGTGTCGAAGATCCGCCGCGTTGCCCGCTCGATCCTGGCTTACCTGTCCAAGTGGTGGCAGATGGAAACCCTCTACCGCTCGAATCAGAAATACGATCCGCTGTGGATCCCGCGGTACCTGTCCTATCCGTCCTCCCTGTCGATCGCCCGGGTATCGATCGCCGCTGGTGTGGCCGAGGGGTTCTTGCCCGAGATTGGTTCTTCCGATCGACGCCGCCACGCCCTGTACGACCAACCAGAAGCTGTTCTGGCGATCGAACATGTGCGCCGCGCTGCAGCGGGCCAGAAGAAGCGCGATTCCGAACAAACGGTTGTGCGGGTGACCAAGGCCCGCGCGATGCAGCGCGAAGGCGTGGATCCCTGGCCAGAGGCCGTGCGCCCCACCCACACCTGCGCCGGCGTGTTGGAATGCGACGAAGGCACTCCGGCCCGGGTCGCAGGCCGGGTCGTTGCCCGACGCTGCTTCGGCGGAGTGACCTTCGTGGATGTGCGCGATGCCTCAGGCATGCTGCAGTTGATCCTGGAGGACCGCATGGCCGTGGACCTCGGTGACCTCATCGCCGCCTCCGGAACAGTGGGGTACTCTCGCACGGGGCATAAGTCTTTACTCATCACCGACTGGACCACCGAGGCGAAATCCCTGCACCCGCTGGTGCGCCGTGGGGCGGGCATCGTGGACCTCAACGCCAAACTTCACGCTCGCTCGGCCGTGCTGCACGCCTTCCGGCTGGAACTGGTCGACCGTGGGTACGCAGAAGTGGAGACTCCCGTGCTTCAAGCCGTCCATGGTGGCGCGAACGCGCGGCCGTTCGTTACCCACATCAACGCGTATAACCAGGACCTCTACCTGCGGATCGCCCCCGAGCTATACCTCAAGCGTCTGTTGGCTGGAGGCGCAGAGCGCATCTTTGAGATGGGGCGGGTGTTCCGCAATGAGGGCGTGGATGCCACGCACAACCCCGAGTTCACCGTGTTGGAGGCCTACGATGCTCACGGTGACTACGACTCCATGCGTCTTGTCACGCAGAAGCTCATCCAGCGCGCAGCCCGCGCCGTCAACGGGGAGGAGGCTGTGCCGGCGCCGGACGGCTCGATGGTGAGCATCGCTGGCGATTGGCCAGTGAAGACCGTGCACGGTGCGGTGTCGGAGAAGGCCAGCGAGGCGCTTCATCGGGACGTGACGGTTGCGCCAGAGTCTCCCAAAGACAGCCTGTCCGAGCTGTGCGTAGAGCTGGGAATCGAGATCAAGCCGGGCTGGGACGCGGGCGAGATCGTCCTCGAGATGTACGAACACCTCGTGGAGGCAACCACCCAGGAGCCCACCTTCTACACCAATTTCCCCACCAGCGTGTCCCCGCTGACTCGAAAACATCGCAGCATTTCTGGCGTCACCGAAAGGTGGGACCTAGTGGCATGGGGAGTTGAGCTGGGCACGGCCTATTCGGAGCTGACCGATCCGCTGGAGCAGCGAGCGCGCCTAGAGGCGCAATCGCTCAAGGCCGCGGGCGGGGATCCCGAGGCGATGGAAGTGGATGAGGCATTTCTGCGGGCGTTGGAAAACGGCATGCCTCCTACAGGTGGCCTGGGCATCGGCGTGGATCGGGTGATCATGCTGGTGACGGGGAAGACAATCCGCGATGTGGTGGCCTTCCCGCTGACCACCTAG
- the smc gene encoding chromosome segregation protein SMC has product MHLKSLTLKGFKSFASATTLKLEPGICAVVGPNGSGKSNVVDALAWVMGEQGAKTLRGAKMEDVIFAGTGDRKPLGRAEVTLTIDNSDGALPIDYSEVSVTRRMFRDGASEYEINGSKARLMDIQELLSDSGIGREMHVIVGQGRLAQILESKPEERRAFIEEAAGVLKHRRRKEKAQRKLVNMQANLDRLHDLTDELHKQLGPLARQADAAQKASAVQATIRTARVQLTAHNVMQLSRELEDTTSHARIAAEKAEQIKAELEEESEALSTTEEELRTALEEAEAAKNLWYRLSAVSEKNAATYRIAADRAQQAQQVEASQWNGPDPQELIERAEQAEEEQLELEEAVDMARETLENLREDVHAKEEAARAAEREHLAQVRAIADRREGIVRLLAQHESAESRRHTLAAELERLSATTDEHHEALQAIAEELEEARDAHVDNSAQGRDLAERTAQAEREAAGAEQRAEQLRAEQLQLERDIATDEATIAAWSERLTPSDGAAVALSAARDSGVEATALAESLHTTDGWGTAVAAVLGEAATSALVVNYTAEIIDALTEAKQGRAVLIAPSDAPTYRLDASPAAGQWLLDHVRVPDNLLRPITALLVDVVAVDTAEQARSVVADDARLRAVTKEGTVYGPGWVASGSGAATPVELADRVEGLRGGVEKKKRQLADLQATLDGALEAANDLRTAVAAARAAEREYRAREDAATKRVQALDKQYEAARRQLERTQAQQANAEKRLQEASDELAELADRVARVDDEEREDEPSTAHRDAAAAELAQIKAMEVEAQLELRTAEQKAEATRGRAEGLRRQARQEEAARAQHEQARARRAAARTIAIAVRDQAQRVGQRIADALHRADDNRTLKDQSHKQWQSTMSQQRDRVSARSNQLQRLGDASHQAELARTQAQVKIEQALNTAMEQLGMSAEQLLAEDLPEDFDAAATKAELKKAEKTLNSLGKVNPLALEEFKALEERYNFLAQQLDDVEQARRDLQDVIVDVDNTILQLFTDAWKEVEVEFPKVFATLFPGGAGRLVLTDPDDMLTTGIEVEARPPGKKVKRLSLLSGGEKSLTALAMLVAIFKARPSPFYVMDEVEAALDDVNLRRLIALFEELRKDSQLIVITHQKPTMDVANVLYGVTMRGDGVTRVISQRMVKADSPHGADANATA; this is encoded by the coding sequence ATGCACTTGAAGTCGTTGACCCTCAAAGGATTTAAGTCCTTCGCGTCCGCGACCACCCTGAAACTCGAACCCGGCATCTGCGCCGTCGTGGGCCCCAACGGTTCCGGCAAGTCCAATGTCGTGGACGCCCTCGCCTGGGTCATGGGCGAGCAGGGTGCCAAAACCCTGCGTGGCGCGAAGATGGAAGATGTCATCTTCGCCGGCACTGGCGACCGCAAACCCCTCGGCCGCGCCGAGGTCACCCTCACCATCGACAACAGCGATGGGGCTTTGCCCATCGATTATTCCGAGGTATCCGTCACCCGCCGCATGTTCCGCGACGGCGCCAGCGAGTACGAAATCAACGGCTCCAAAGCTCGCCTCATGGACATCCAGGAGCTGCTCAGCGACTCCGGCATCGGCCGCGAAATGCACGTCATCGTGGGCCAGGGTCGCCTCGCCCAGATCCTCGAGTCCAAGCCGGAGGAGCGCCGCGCCTTCATCGAGGAGGCCGCCGGTGTGCTCAAGCACCGCCGCCGCAAGGAGAAGGCTCAGCGCAAGCTCGTCAACATGCAGGCCAACCTGGATCGTCTACACGACCTTACCGACGAGCTTCACAAACAACTCGGGCCGCTGGCCCGTCAAGCCGACGCCGCCCAGAAAGCATCTGCCGTTCAGGCCACTATCCGGACCGCGCGGGTGCAACTGACCGCCCACAACGTCATGCAACTATCCAGGGAACTCGAGGACACCACCTCGCACGCCCGCATCGCCGCAGAGAAGGCCGAGCAGATCAAGGCGGAGCTCGAGGAAGAATCCGAGGCGCTGTCCACCACCGAGGAGGAGCTTCGCACCGCCCTCGAAGAAGCCGAGGCCGCCAAAAACCTCTGGTACCGGCTATCCGCAGTTTCGGAGAAGAACGCGGCCACCTACCGCATCGCCGCCGACCGTGCCCAGCAAGCCCAGCAAGTCGAAGCCTCCCAGTGGAACGGCCCCGACCCGCAGGAACTCATCGAGCGCGCCGAGCAGGCCGAGGAAGAGCAGCTGGAACTCGAGGAAGCCGTGGACATGGCCCGCGAGACTCTGGAGAACCTGCGGGAGGACGTCCACGCCAAGGAGGAAGCTGCTCGCGCCGCTGAACGGGAACACCTTGCCCAGGTCCGGGCCATTGCCGACCGCCGCGAAGGCATCGTGCGCCTTCTGGCCCAGCACGAGTCCGCAGAGTCCCGCCGCCACACCCTCGCTGCCGAGCTCGAGCGACTCTCCGCCACCACCGACGAACACCACGAAGCCCTCCAGGCCATCGCTGAGGAACTGGAAGAAGCCCGCGACGCCCACGTGGATAACTCCGCGCAAGGCCGCGACCTGGCCGAGCGGACCGCACAGGCTGAACGTGAGGCCGCTGGTGCGGAGCAGCGTGCCGAACAACTCCGCGCCGAGCAGCTCCAACTGGAGCGAGACATCGCCACCGACGAAGCCACCATCGCCGCGTGGAGCGAGCGGCTGACCCCATCGGATGGCGCCGCCGTGGCGCTGAGCGCTGCCCGCGACAGCGGGGTAGAGGCCACCGCCCTGGCCGAAAGTCTGCACACCACCGATGGTTGGGGAACGGCCGTGGCCGCCGTCCTCGGCGAGGCCGCGACCAGCGCCCTCGTGGTGAACTACACCGCCGAGATCATTGACGCCCTCACCGAGGCCAAGCAGGGCCGCGCCGTGCTCATCGCCCCCAGCGATGCACCGACGTACCGGCTGGATGCCTCGCCCGCAGCGGGGCAGTGGTTGCTCGATCACGTGCGCGTGCCCGATAACCTGCTGCGCCCCATCACAGCACTCCTCGTCGATGTTGTGGCCGTGGACACCGCCGAACAGGCCCGCAGCGTGGTCGCCGACGACGCCCGCCTGCGCGCCGTGACGAAGGAGGGCACCGTCTACGGACCGGGCTGGGTCGCCTCCGGCTCCGGGGCAGCCACCCCGGTGGAACTGGCGGACCGTGTGGAGGGGCTGCGTGGTGGCGTCGAGAAAAAGAAGCGACAGCTCGCCGACCTGCAGGCAACCCTCGACGGAGCCCTAGAGGCCGCCAATGACCTGCGCACTGCCGTCGCCGCGGCGCGCGCCGCCGAGCGAGAATACCGGGCCCGCGAGGACGCAGCGACGAAGCGCGTTCAGGCGCTGGACAAGCAGTACGAGGCGGCACGTCGCCAGCTCGAACGCACCCAAGCCCAGCAAGCCAACGCCGAAAAACGTCTCCAGGAGGCCAGCGACGAACTCGCCGAGCTGGCCGACCGCGTGGCCCGCGTCGACGACGAGGAGCGCGAGGACGAGCCCTCGACCGCGCACCGCGATGCCGCCGCGGCCGAGCTCGCACAGATCAAGGCGATGGAAGTCGAAGCACAACTGGAACTGCGCACCGCCGAGCAGAAGGCCGAAGCGACCCGCGGCAGGGCAGAGGGACTGCGGCGCCAAGCCCGGCAGGAAGAAGCCGCACGGGCCCAGCACGAGCAGGCCCGTGCCCGCCGCGCCGCAGCCCGCACCATCGCCATCGCTGTGCGCGACCAAGCCCAGCGGGTGGGCCAGCGCATCGCCGATGCGCTGCACCGGGCGGACGACAACCGCACGCTCAAAGACCAATCCCACAAGCAGTGGCAGTCCACGATGAGTCAGCAACGCGACCGAGTTTCCGCGCGGAGCAACCAGTTGCAGCGCCTCGGTGATGCCTCCCACCAGGCCGAGCTGGCCCGCACCCAGGCGCAGGTCAAGATCGAGCAGGCGTTGAACACCGCCATGGAACAACTCGGCATGAGCGCCGAGCAGCTGCTGGCCGAGGACCTGCCCGAGGATTTCGACGCCGCAGCAACCAAGGCCGAGCTCAAGAAGGCAGAAAAGACCCTCAACTCGCTGGGCAAGGTCAACCCGCTGGCGCTGGAGGAGTTCAAGGCGCTGGAAGAACGCTACAACTTCCTGGCCCAGCAACTCGACGACGTGGAGCAGGCGCGCAGGGATCTGCAGGACGTGATCGTGGATGTGGACAACACCATCCTGCAGCTGTTCACGGATGCCTGGAAGGAAGTGGAGGTGGAGTTCCCCAAGGTCTTCGCCACCCTGTTCCCGGGTGGTGCGGGCCGACTGGTGCTCACCGACCCAGATGACATGCTCACCACAGGCATCGAGGTCGAGGCCCGGCCGCCGGGCAAGAAGGTCAAGCGACTCTCGCTGCTCTCCGGCGGCGAGAAGTCTCTCACGGCCCTCGCGATGCTCGTGGCGATCTTCAAGGCTCGGCCCAGCCCGTTTTACGTGATGGACGAGGTGGAGGCCGCGCTGGACGATGTGAACCTCCGGCGACTCATCGCCCTGTTCGAGGAACTGCGCAAGGATTCGCAGCTCATCGTCATTACCCACCAGAAGCCCACGATGGACGTCGCCAACGTTCTGTACGGCGTGACCATGCGCGGAGACGGCGTGACACGGGTGATTTCTCAGAGGATGGTGAAAGCGGACAGCCCACACGGCGCCGACGCGAATGCCACCGCGTAG
- a CDS encoding alanine/glycine:cation symporter family protein, with amino-acid sequence MDAIESFIVDTINNNVWKVIPFLLLGAGIYFGIRTLVVQIRMIPDMFRAVTEKPHTKGTKDISAFQAFSISAASRVGTGNIVGVAIALTLGGPGAVFWMWMIAIVGGATAFVESTLAQLWKARDKDGYVGGPAYYMTRGLRARWLAVIFGIAITITYGFVYNAVQTNSIVDAMNTSFGFDGVAPKAIIGAIIAAITAAVIFGGVHRIARATQLIVPFMAIAYILLGIVVLAMNIDQVPDMFGLIVGHALGFKEVGGAAVGAAFMNGMRRGLFSNEAGQGSAPNAAATAAVSHPAKQGLVQTLGVYFDTLVVCSITAFIILLSDPAFGEGVETANLTQNALAAQVGDWGIHFITFILFFLAFSSVLGNYYLAQANVEYFTKNPKVLTIFRLLVVACVFGGSLGTVQLVWSLADTFAATMVIINLIAIIPLGGVAIKLLKDYSTQKAQGKDPVFHRDSLPELKNVECWDGTDPECQPGGHARLENIYR; translated from the coding sequence ATGGACGCTATTGAAAGTTTTATTGTTGACACAATCAACAATAACGTGTGGAAGGTCATCCCCTTCCTCCTGCTCGGCGCGGGTATCTACTTCGGTATTCGCACACTGGTCGTGCAGATCCGCATGATCCCGGACATGTTCCGGGCCGTGACCGAAAAGCCCCACACCAAGGGCACCAAGGATATTTCCGCCTTCCAGGCCTTCTCCATCTCCGCGGCCTCCCGCGTGGGCACGGGCAACATTGTGGGCGTGGCCATCGCACTGACCCTCGGCGGTCCGGGTGCGGTGTTCTGGATGTGGATGATCGCCATCGTCGGTGGCGCCACCGCGTTCGTGGAGTCCACCCTGGCTCAGTTGTGGAAGGCTCGAGACAAGGATGGATACGTCGGCGGCCCGGCCTACTACATGACCCGCGGCCTGCGCGCCCGCTGGCTCGCTGTCATCTTCGGCATCGCCATCACCATCACCTACGGGTTCGTCTACAACGCAGTGCAGACCAACTCCATCGTCGATGCGATGAACACCAGCTTCGGTTTCGACGGGGTAGCCCCCAAGGCGATCATCGGTGCGATCATCGCCGCCATCACCGCCGCGGTGATCTTCGGCGGCGTGCACCGCATCGCTCGCGCCACTCAGCTCATCGTCCCCTTCATGGCGATCGCCTACATCCTCCTCGGCATCGTGGTGCTGGCCATGAACATCGATCAGGTGCCGGATATGTTCGGCCTCATCGTTGGCCACGCACTCGGCTTCAAGGAGGTCGGCGGCGCCGCCGTGGGTGCCGCCTTCATGAACGGTATGCGCCGCGGCCTGTTCTCCAACGAGGCCGGCCAGGGTTCGGCCCCGAACGCCGCTGCCACCGCAGCCGTGTCCCACCCTGCGAAGCAGGGCCTGGTGCAGACCCTGGGCGTGTACTTCGACACCCTCGTGGTCTGTTCCATCACCGCCTTCATCATCCTGCTGTCTGACCCCGCCTTCGGCGAGGGTGTGGAGACCGCCAACCTCACCCAGAACGCTCTGGCCGCACAGGTGGGCGATTGGGGCATCCACTTCATCACGTTCATCTTGTTCTTCCTGGCATTCTCCTCCGTGCTGGGCAACTACTACCTTGCCCAGGCCAACGTGGAGTACTTCACGAAGAACCCGAAGGTCCTCACCATCTTCCGCCTGCTGGTCGTCGCGTGCGTCTTCGGCGGTTCGCTGGGAACCGTCCAGCTCGTGTGGTCCCTGGCAGACACCTTCGCCGCAACGATGGTCATCATCAACCTCATCGCGATCATTCCGCTGGGTGGGGTGGCCATCAAGCTGCTCAAGGACTACTCCACACAGAAGGCCCAGGGCAAGGATCCGGTGTTCCACCGGGACAGCCTGCCTGAGCTGAAGAACGTGGAATGTTGGGACGGCACCGATCCGGAATGCCAGCCCGGTGGCCACGCGCGCTTGGAAAACATCTACCGCTAG
- the mutM gene encoding bifunctional DNA-formamidopyrimidine glycosylase/DNA-(apurinic or apyrimidinic site) lyase yields the protein MPELPEVEVVRRGLDTHLVGRTFTDVEVLHPRAVRAQEGGSLRSFLVDATVDATSRRGKYLWLDLSTGKKLYVHLGMSGQMLVGARNQVVSPHVRIRAHLDDGTDLTFVDQRTFGQWRVVDGVADPYGAPGRAARVSSTIPTTIPTTVAHIAADPLEPVFDLDAVARRIKTKNTEIKRVLLDQTVISGIGNIYADEALFRAGVRPRRRASALSLATIRRIILAAEEVMRSALDQGGTSFDSLYVNVNGASGYFSRSLNVYGQEGRPCRVCGTPIKRVQFMNRSSHYCPTCQK from the coding sequence GTGCCTGAGCTCCCCGAGGTTGAGGTGGTCCGCCGCGGCCTCGACACGCACCTCGTGGGCCGCACCTTCACCGATGTCGAGGTGCTCCACCCGCGCGCGGTCCGCGCCCAAGAAGGCGGTTCTTTGCGGTCTTTTTTGGTCGACGCCACAGTCGACGCAACCTCACGCCGTGGAAAGTACCTCTGGTTGGATCTGTCCACCGGTAAGAAACTGTATGTTCACCTGGGCATGAGTGGTCAGATGCTCGTGGGAGCCCGCAACCAAGTTGTGTCACCTCACGTACGTATTAGGGCTCACCTGGACGATGGAACGGACCTGACGTTTGTCGATCAACGCACGTTCGGCCAGTGGCGGGTGGTGGACGGTGTCGCCGATCCGTATGGGGCTCCTGGCCGAGCCGCCCGTGTTTCCAGCACAATCCCGACCACGATTCCTACCACGGTCGCTCATATTGCGGCTGATCCGCTGGAACCGGTCTTTGACCTAGACGCCGTGGCGCGCCGCATCAAGACCAAGAACACCGAAATCAAGCGGGTGTTGCTCGACCAGACCGTGATATCCGGGATTGGAAATATCTATGCGGATGAAGCCTTGTTCCGCGCGGGTGTGCGCCCGCGGCGGCGAGCCAGCGCGCTGAGCCTGGCGACGATCCGCAGGATCATCCTCGCGGCTGAGGAGGTCATGCGCTCCGCGCTGGATCAGGGCGGCACCAGCTTCGATTCGCTGTACGTCAACGTCAATGGTGCCTCGGGGTATTTCTCTCGCAGCCTGAACGTTTACGGGCAAGAGGGTCGGCCATGCCGAGTGTGCGGCACGCCGATCAAACGCGTGCAGTTTATGAACCGGTCTTCCCATTACTGCCCGACGTGTCAGAAGTAA
- the rnc gene encoding ribonuclease III has protein sequence MARKRRLTGEAALNAAYSKTDHAPLLEAWGVDLPDDLLRLALTHRSFANENDNLPDNERLEFLGDAVLGLSVAEQLYRQFPDRSESDISKMRAGVVNSHALASVARELDMGRYILLGRGEMRTGGEDKTSILEDTVEAILGAIYLHHGFEVARATVLRIFASRITEAPTTGLTMDWKTVLLEALSEQSLPTPEYETSATGPAHDQEFHSVLTVEGRLTTKGTGHTKKEAEHAAARAAVGELRKRA, from the coding sequence GTGGCGCGTAAACGGCGCCTCACCGGCGAAGCAGCCCTCAACGCGGCCTACTCCAAGACCGATCACGCCCCACTCCTGGAAGCCTGGGGCGTGGATCTACCAGACGATCTGCTGCGCCTGGCCCTGACTCACCGCTCCTTCGCGAACGAAAACGACAACCTGCCCGATAACGAGCGCCTCGAGTTTTTGGGCGACGCCGTGCTGGGGCTGTCCGTCGCCGAGCAGCTCTACCGCCAGTTTCCGGACCGCAGCGAGTCAGACATCTCGAAGATGCGCGCCGGCGTGGTGAATAGCCACGCGCTGGCCTCGGTGGCTCGCGAGTTGGACATGGGGCGGTACATTCTGCTCGGTCGCGGCGAGATGCGCACCGGTGGCGAGGACAAGACCTCCATCCTCGAGGACACCGTCGAGGCCATCCTCGGTGCGATCTATCTGCACCATGGCTTCGAGGTCGCCCGCGCCACGGTGTTGCGCATCTTCGCCTCTCGGATCACGGAGGCTCCCACGACGGGTCTGACGATGGACTGGAAGACCGTGCTGCTCGAGGCCCTGTCCGAGCAGTCGCTGCCGACCCCCGAGTACGAGACCTCGGCCACCGGCCCCGCCCATGACCAGGAGTTCCACAGCGTTCTCACGGTCGAGGGTCGCCTGACCACGAAGGGAACCGGGCACACCAAGAAGGAAGCCGAGCACGCCGCCGCCCGCGCTGCGGTGGGGGAGTTGCGCAAGCGTGCCTGA
- a CDS encoding YceD family protein, which yields MSNPFVLPVHDIAVGATEPVDTSGASPIRWGGNMLAVEEGAPVEVHGTLANMGEAVLANVQVTGEATGTCALCLQDITTTFAYTISDVFGFHADFISGDEAEEDEDEPLLVEDNAVDITQLVVDEAGLNAPFSPVCADYDQTCRDDIPAPDGVSEEVAAEKKTDPRWAGLEKFQVGDAADEAEQAQQGGKGGA from the coding sequence ATGAGCAACCCTTTCGTTCTTCCTGTCCATGACATCGCCGTCGGGGCCACCGAACCCGTCGATACGTCCGGCGCATCACCGATCCGCTGGGGCGGCAACATGCTCGCCGTGGAAGAAGGCGCGCCCGTGGAGGTTCACGGCACCCTAGCGAATATGGGTGAGGCCGTGCTGGCCAACGTCCAGGTCACCGGCGAAGCCACGGGCACGTGCGCCCTGTGCCTGCAGGACATCACCACCACGTTCGCCTACACCATCTCTGATGTGTTCGGCTTCCACGCCGACTTCATCTCTGGGGACGAGGCCGAAGAAGACGAGGACGAGCCGCTGCTCGTCGAGGACAACGCGGTGGACATCACTCAGCTCGTGGTGGACGAAGCCGGCCTCAACGCGCCGTTTAGCCCCGTGTGCGCTGACTACGACCAGACGTGCCGCGACGACATCCCGGCGCCCGATGGTGTGTCCGAGGAAGTCGCCGCCGAGAAGAAGACTGATCCCCGGTGGGCAGGCCTGGAGAAGTTCCAGGTAGGGGACGCGGCCGACGAAGCAGAGCAAGCACAGCAGGGAGGTAAAGGTGGCGCGTAA